From Candidatus Methylomirabilota bacterium:
CCTGGTTGCTTAAGCGGAACTTAGGGTAGGTAAGGACCCGGAGGTACTCCTGGAGGATCGCTCCGGAGAGCAGGACAGTGATGCGTCGGGATTGCCACACGGGGACGAGTCGAGAAGCGGTACCGGAAAAGAGAAGGGCTGAAATGAGAGTATTCGTATCCAGGACAACGCGCATCAGGTCTGACGACTTCGCGCCCAGTGGATTGCCTGTTCAACAACCTTTTCGGTTAATCCCAAGGCCCTGATCTTAGCCCGCACTGCCTTAAGTTTTTCTCCTGGAACGTTCACTTCGACCGGACTTAGGACTACCTCGCCCTTCCTGAGCGAGACCTCGAAATACTCGACCTCTGGCAGTTGCTTGACGATGGCCTTCGGGAGTGTGATCTGATTCTTGGATGTTTTCTTTGCTAGCATACACCGCTCCTCTCAAAGTAAGGATACAAGGATTCCTTGCTGTCGTCAAGCGGAAGAGAGTCGAGGATTTGAATGATGTTCAGGAGCGGAGCGACATGGGGAACGGTGGGGCGCGACGAGGGTAAGGACTCTCGATGGAGCGTCAGAGGCGCTTCAGCGTGACTTCGTATTTGCGTACGCGGTAGGTGAACCGGCTGACCGTTATTCCCATTACCCACTGGACTCCAGCCACTGGCTCTGTACTACGTCCTGCCGGCGACCGCTTCGCTGAGCAAGATGGCTTGAGCGATTTCGGCCATCGACCGCCGCGTATTCATGCTGGTTTTTTGAATCCGCGCAAACGCCTGCTGTTCGGAGATCCGTTCCCGTTCCATCAGAATGCCTTTTGCGCGTTCGATCATCTTCCGGTCCTCCAGAGTGCGCTTTAAGTCCGCATTCTCTTTCCTGAGGGCATTGAACTCTTCGAACCGGGAGATGGCCAGTTCGATCGCCGGCAGCAACTCGTCCTCGCGAAGCGGTTTCAGCAGATACGCCATCACGCCAGCCTCCTTAGCGCGCTGGATCAACTCAGGGTCAAGGTGACTGCTCAGAATGAGAATCGGAAGCGGCAGGGTCTCCAGGATATGAGCAGCCACTGATAGGCCATCCATATCCGGGAGACCCACCGCCAGGAACAGTACATCCGGTTTCAGCTCTTGGGCCAGACGCATGGCTTCGACCCCGCTGGCCCCCTCACCGGCGACCTCGAATCCAAGCCGCTTGAGCGCACTATCGAGGGTTGCTCGCGATCTGGGGCTGTCGTCAACGATCAGCACATGCTTTTTGGCTAGCATCTCGCGATCACACTCATTGAGTAGTAACGATAAAGGAGATAAAAGGCTGCCCATTACCGCCTCCCCATAGGGAACCAGCATCGTTACGTTCCGAAACTACCCCGCTTCGGGTAACCTTTTATCTGGAGGACTGCGCAATTACAATGCCAACTATTCAGGCGGCAGGCTCAAGAACGTTGTGGCTTGATAAATTAGGGGGTTATGACGCAATGACCGCCCTATCGCAGATGCCGTTGACGGAGCCGGTTGCACGATACGGAGGCAACAAAATGGGATGGGTGTTCATCTGTTAGGCGCGACGTGGACCGCTCGATCACTTCTGCAACATCCAGACGCTGAGCTGCGCGAAGGCCCACATCATAAGCACATAAGCCGCTATGCAGACGCCCACCGTGAGCAGCACGCGCACCCCGCGCGGCAGCCTCCGTCTGCGGCGGAGACGGGCTGCGCGGGTCGTCGTCACGACGCTTTTCGGGTGGGCTAGCGCCTCGCGAAACTCAAGCGCGTCGGCGAAGCGATCGTTGGGATTGCGCTCGAGTGCGTGGAGAATAATCTCCTCGATCTCGGGCGACAGTTCGGGCCGCAGGCGGCGCGGCGGGATGGGATCGTCCTCCAATTTCGCTCGTATCTCAGCATACACGTTGTCTGCCCGAAACGGGACCTCTCCGGTGAGCATTTCATAGAGAATGACACCGAGACTGTAGATGTCGCCTCGCACGTCGCCCCGGTGACCTTTCGCCTGCTCGGGTGCCATGTAACTCGGCGTGCCCATTGTCTGCGATAGTCCGGACCACGTCATCTTACGACCGGTGGCATCGATCGCAATGCCAAAATCCATGAGCTTGATCTTGCCGTCCGGCTGGATCATGATGTTTGCCGGCTTCAGATCGCGGTGTACGACATGCTGCGCGTGTAGATAAATAAGGGCATCGGCAATCTGTATTGCCAGGCCTATGGATTTCTCGACCGGGAGACGCCGTTCTCGGCTGAGTTGCGTGCTCAGCAACTCCCCTTCGACATACTCCATGACAAGATACAAGCGGCTCTTTTCGTGGGGTTGTAGCACCTTGACGATGGCGGGATGATCGAGACGTTGTCCGATCCGCTCTTCGCGCAAAAAACGTTCATGGAAGACGAGATCCCCCTGGTACTCGGGATGGGGGACTTTGAGTGCCACAATCAGTCCGCTCTCGAGATCACGGGCGCGAAATATAGTTGCCATGCCACTGTGTGCCATGACGTCGAGGAGTTGATACTGGTCGAGCTGTTGAGGAGGTGTGAGGTCGTTCACAAATCGAGATGCTACGCCACATCGGTAGAGGCGTCAAGCGTGGCACGCGAGCGATGAGGAGGTCAAGCGCCGAGTTGCCACCAACGACGCGGGGGAGTCGGCGGGCAGGAAAGCACTGAGACCACTTGAACGCTGAGATTGTCGTGCCCCCCCGCTTCACGCGCCCGCTGGATGATCGTTCGACAGGCAGGCTCTGCAGGGTGCTTGAGGAGTATATTCATCACCTCCGATTCCGGCAGCGATGTATACACTCCATCGCTGCACTGCAGGAGGATATCCCCGGACTGGATCGGTCTCTGAAGAAGATCGATCCCTGGGATGACATTGTGGCCGAGGCATCGGCTCAGCACGTGGCGCTGGGGGTGCGTTCGGGCATCTTCCCGAGAAAGGAGTCCATACTCGACTTGCTCCCAGATGCGAGTATGGTCCTTCGTCAGTTGCGTACAGGTCCCAGCGCGCATGAGATAGAGACGGCAGTCGCCGACGTGGGCCGTGACCAGCGTATTGCCAACGACGGCGCTGGCGGTGAGGGTCGTTCCCATACGTCGTAGCTCCGGGACCGTCATCGCCTTGGTGCAGATCTCGAGGTTAGCCCGCTGGACGGCCTGGTGAAGACGCTTCTGAACGGGCCGCGAGGCCGAGGCGTGCGCCATCTCTTTGGAGAGTACCTCAAGCGCGAGGGAACTCGCCAGTTGTCCGCCTTCGTAACCACCCAGCCCGTCGGCGACAGCGAACAGGAGCCCATCTTCGCAGGGCCAGGCGCCCACCGCGTCTTCGTTCTCTTCACGAACGCAACCGGTATCGGTCAGATGAAAGAACTGTAGCTCTGGCATTCCATGATCGCAAAGATTACCCACACTCTACTTGAGGGCCGTACAATACACATTGACTCCAGTGGCCTAATCTGCTTTTTCCTGACTTACGATACCCGCGCCGGCCGAACGATCAGGGCGCGGCCCGTGCGGCGACTTGTTGCGACGACATATATCGCACTGACGACTGCCCAAGCGCCGGCAATGGCGAAGCAGATATATGCCTCTTTCTTGGCGTCGGCGTTGCCGATAAGGTACAGATAGGGAATCGCCACCAGCATCGCGATGTTCGCCAGCAGGCCGAGCACTGGGACGACGCCGTGCTTGACAAAGCTATATTCCCTGCGGCCAGGAAACGCGATCATCGCCCAGAGGCATGTAAGCGCATAGAGAATGAA
This genomic window contains:
- a CDS encoding AbrB/MazE/SpoVT family DNA-binding domain-containing protein — its product is MLAKKTSKNQITLPKAIVKQLPEVEYFEVSLRKGEVVLSPVEVNVPGEKLKAVRAKIRALGLTEKVVEQAIHWARSRQT
- a CDS encoding response regulator, which produces MLAKKHVLIVDDSPRSRATLDSALKRLGFEVAGEGASGVEAMRLAQELKPDVLFLAVGLPDMDGLSVAAHILETLPLPILILSSHLDPELIQRAKEAGVMAYLLKPLREDELLPAIELAISRFEEFNALRKENADLKRTLEDRKMIERAKGILMERERISEQQAFARIQKTSMNTRRSMAEIAQAILLSEAVAGRT
- a CDS encoding serine/threonine protein kinase — translated: MATIFRARDLESGLIVALKVPHPEYQGDLVFHERFLREERIGQRLDHPAIVKVLQPHEKSRLYLVMEYVEGELLSTQLSRERRLPVEKSIGLAIQIADALIYLHAQHVVHRDLKPANIMIQPDGKIKLMDFGIAIDATGRKMTWSGLSQTMGTPSYMAPEQAKGHRGDVRGDIYSLGVILYEMLTGEVPFRADNVYAEIRAKLEDDPIPPRRLRPELSPEIEEIILHALERNPNDRFADALEFREALAHPKSVVTTTRAARLRRRRRLPRGVRVLLTVGVCIAAYVLMMWAFAQLSVWMLQK
- a CDS encoding serine/threonine-protein phosphatase, with the protein product MPELQFFHLTDTGCVREENEDAVGAWPCEDGLLFAVADGLGGYEGGQLASSLALEVLSKEMAHASASRPVQKRLHQAVQRANLEICTKAMTVPELRRMGTTLTASAVVGNTLVTAHVGDCRLYLMRAGTCTQLTKDHTRIWEQVEYGLLSREDARTHPQRHVLSRCLGHNVIPGIDLLQRPIQSGDILLQCSDGVYTSLPESEVMNILLKHPAEPACRTIIQRAREAGGHDNLSVQVVSVLSCPPTPPRRWWQLGA